CGGCTCTTCCGCTTCTTCATTGAGAATGAGATTGCAGAGGTGGACGCATTCATCGCAAATATAGACGCCGGGGCCGGCTATGAGTTTCTGGACCTCATCCTGCCCCTTTCCGCAGAAAGAACACCTGGAATTTTCGCCCTTTCCTCTTCCATTTCCTTTATTGTCAAATTTGAACACGAAACTCTCCCTCCCTTGAGCCTTCCGAAGATACAGCAACAAGGGAGCACCTCGCGGGCTCCCTTGAAGTCTTATCGAAAAGGCTTCGTTGCGAGGAGCAATGGCTACCTCGAATGGATGACTTTATCTATGATCCCGTACTTCTGGGCCTCATCGGGAGACATGAAAAAGTCTCTCTCCGTGTCGGCCGCGATCTTTTTCTTTGTCTGCCCGGTATGCTGAACAAGTATATCATTCAAGCGGTCGCGGAGCTTCAGTATTTCCCGTGCGTGAATTTCGACTTCCGTTGCCTGGCCTTGAGCACCTCCAAGGGGCTGGTGAATCATGACCCTGGCATTCGGGAGAGCAAGCCTTTTCCCCGGAGCGCCTCCCGCCAGGAGGACGGCGGCCATGCTCGATGCCTGGCCTATGCAGATAGTGGATACGGGGCATTTAATGTACTGCATCGTATCGTAAATTGCCAGCCCCGAGGTGACATATCCTCCGGGACTGTTGATATACAGGTGGATGTCCTTTTCCGGATCTTCGCTTTCCAAAAAGAGGAGCTGGGCAACCACGATGTTTCCCGTGTGTTCGTCTATTCCTTCACCGAGAAAGATAATCCTGTCCTTGAGGAGCCGGCTGTAAATATCATAGGTCCGTTCTCCCCGGCCGGTCTGCTCGACCACATATGGTATCAGCATGCTGGGTTCCTCCTTCCGGAATCAGCCGTTCTTATTATGCTCTTCCGTCTGCGGTGCTGCCGCATCGGTAACCCGGACCGCCTCCATGATGGCTTTCACGGTCTTTTTGTACTTGATCCTGTTCGCCACTTCTATAAGGCGCTTTTCGTCTTTGAAGAGACTCTTGACAAGCCGGTCGGCGTCAATTTTGTAGGTCGAGGCCAGTAACTCCATTTCAGCTTCGAAG
This window of the Aminivibrio sp. genome carries:
- the clpP gene encoding ATP-dependent Clp endopeptidase proteolytic subunit ClpP, which encodes MLIPYVVEQTGRGERTYDIYSRLLKDRIIFLGEGIDEHTGNIVVAQLLFLESEDPEKDIHLYINSPGGYVTSGLAIYDTMQYIKCPVSTICIGQASSMAAVLLAGGAPGKRLALPNARVMIHQPLGGAQGQATEVEIHAREILKLRDRLNDILVQHTGQTKKKIAADTERDFFMSPDEAQKYGIIDKVIHSR